The following are encoded together in the Planococcus antarcticus DSM 14505 genome:
- a CDS encoding ArsR/SmtB family transcription factor yields MKELCEVTKVHPEVVDRVQKSMTNLSEVASLFKALADETRLNIAYALTIEQEMCVCDIAAVIGSSTATASHHLRYLRERALAKSERKGKQIYYSLSDDHVRQLVTIAHEHTKEGVGID; encoded by the coding sequence ATGAAAGAATTATGTGAAGTGACAAAAGTTCATCCAGAAGTAGTCGACCGTGTACAGAAGAGCATGACCAATTTGAGTGAGGTAGCCAGTCTTTTTAAAGCGCTGGCGGATGAAACTAGACTGAACATCGCGTATGCCTTAACAATAGAGCAAGAAATGTGCGTCTGTGATATCGCTGCGGTCATTGGATCTTCTACAGCAACGGCTTCTCATCATTTGCGTTATCTAAGAGAAAGAGCATTAGCGAAGTCGGAGCGTAAAGGAAAGCAAATTTATTATTCGCTGTCTGATGATCATGTACGTCAATTGGTGACGATTGCTCACGAACACACGAAAGAAGGTGTGGGAATTGATTAA
- a CDS encoding SulP family inorganic anion transporter: MNTLSYKEQWFGNIRGDILAGIVVALALIPEAIAFSIIAGVDPMVGLYASFSIAVIISFVGGRPAMISAATGAMALAMVLLVRDHGLDYLLAATILTGVLQLIFGVLKVARFMKFIPRAVMIGFVNSLAILIFMAQVPFIFGVNTLTYVFVGVTLAIVYILPRFFTAIPAPLIAILVLTGVVIYGGIDMQNVGSLGTISQTLPSFFIPSVPFNFETLQIVFPTALALSVIGLLESLLTASIIDDATETGSDKNQEARGQGIANIITGFFGGMAGCAMIGQSGINVQSGGRGRLSTFTAGVFLMFLIIVLGNWVVQIPMPVLAGIMVMVCIGTFDWGSFKYLATAPKPDALVMLLTVVVVVYTHDLSKGVFAGVILSALLFAAKISKVEVRKEGLETNPSNRYTVHGQLFFASSQDFVSAFDKVETSEEIVLDFSDATVWDDSGVGAIDRVMNKLQAQGQTVEIVGLNASSHKLIDKLATYSNADKGI; the protein is encoded by the coding sequence TTGAATACCTTATCTTACAAAGAGCAATGGTTTGGCAATATCCGCGGTGACATTCTTGCCGGAATTGTTGTGGCTCTCGCGCTTATTCCAGAAGCAATTGCTTTCTCCATCATCGCTGGAGTAGATCCGATGGTTGGCTTATACGCTTCGTTTTCCATCGCTGTCATCATTTCTTTTGTCGGTGGGCGGCCTGCTATGATCTCAGCCGCTACCGGTGCCATGGCACTGGCCATGGTATTGCTGGTCCGTGATCACGGACTGGATTATTTACTCGCAGCGACTATCCTTACCGGTGTGCTGCAATTAATCTTTGGAGTATTAAAAGTTGCCCGCTTCATGAAATTCATTCCTCGAGCCGTCATGATTGGCTTTGTCAATTCACTCGCTATCCTTATTTTCATGGCACAGGTGCCATTCATTTTCGGCGTCAACACCCTCACCTACGTTTTTGTTGGAGTCACGCTAGCGATTGTTTACATTCTACCGCGGTTTTTCACCGCCATTCCGGCACCTTTGATTGCTATTCTGGTGTTGACAGGAGTGGTCATATACGGAGGAATCGATATGCAGAATGTTGGCAGTCTCGGCACCATTTCGCAAACCTTGCCGAGCTTCTTTATACCGAGCGTGCCGTTCAATTTTGAAACCCTGCAGATTGTTTTCCCCACTGCACTGGCTTTATCCGTCATTGGCCTACTGGAGTCCTTGTTGACTGCATCGATTATCGATGATGCAACAGAAACCGGATCAGATAAAAATCAAGAAGCTCGTGGACAAGGAATCGCCAACATCATCACTGGATTTTTTGGTGGAATGGCAGGCTGCGCCATGATCGGTCAGTCTGGCATCAATGTTCAATCCGGCGGTCGTGGACGGCTGTCTACTTTTACGGCCGGTGTCTTCCTGATGTTCCTGATCATCGTCCTCGGCAATTGGGTGGTTCAAATCCCAATGCCGGTCTTGGCAGGCATCATGGTCATGGTCTGCATTGGTACGTTTGATTGGGGCTCGTTCAAATATTTGGCGACTGCACCGAAACCAGATGCCCTCGTCATGCTGCTGACTGTTGTCGTTGTCGTTTACACGCATGACTTATCCAAAGGTGTATTTGCCGGTGTTATTTTAAGTGCTTTGCTGTTTGCCGCTAAAATTTCCAAAGTAGAAGTACGTAAAGAAGGATTGGAAACCAATCCGTCGAATAGATATACCGTACACGGACAATTGTTTTTCGCTTCTTCCCAAGACTTTGTTTCTGCATTCGATAAAGTTGAGACTTCCGAAGAGATTGTACTGGATTTTTCAGATGCAACCGTCTGGGACGACTCAGGCGTCGGTGCAATCGACCGAGTCATGAATAAACTACAAGCACAGGGACAGACTGTTGAAATTGTCGGTTTGAACGCTTCGAGTCATAAGCTTATCGATAAGCTAGCGACCTATAGCAATGCAGACAAAGGCATATAA